A stretch of the Candidatus Jettenia sp. AMX2 genome encodes the following:
- a CDS encoding secondary thiamine-phosphate synthase enzyme YjbQ, producing the protein MDKIQIRTRRKSEFIDMTDNVRGIVQKSGIKEGICYIYIPHTTAAVTINENADPSVQRDIINELDKIVPWDDRYTHGEGNAAAHIKSTLVGSSVSVPVTKGILALGTWQGIYFCEFDGPRSREAFVQIIKSA; encoded by the coding sequence ATGGACAAAATACAAATAAGAACACGCCGGAAATCGGAATTTATTGATATGACAGATAATGTGCGTGGAATTGTACAAAAATCAGGGATAAAAGAAGGTATATGTTATATTTATATACCTCATACGACAGCCGCCGTTACCATCAATGAAAACGCCGACCCGTCCGTACAAAGGGATATTATCAATGAGTTGGACAAGATAGTGCCGTGGGATGACAGATATACCCATGGGGAGGGGAATGCTGCAGCCCATATCAAATCCACACTCGTGGGATCATCGGTTTCAGTGCCTGTTACCAAAGGAATCCTTGCTCTGGGAACATGGCAGGGTATTTATTTTTGCGAATTTGACGGGCCGAGAAGCAGGGAAGCATTTGTGCAGATCATAAAAAGTGCATGA
- a CDS encoding CPBP family intramembrane metalloprotease, with product MPESRWSIKDAVKVFFAYMILMFIGMPLMIQIIQTVAGYDLHRAFGDRGMILFLSFFINTLICVYIFYLVMAEYRQSVDALGLSLVNAWENIRQGIKAYLITIPFILIAGYLVNLIASYYGAEPEIQEVVKWVLEEKSPFILISLVFFGIVIAPVIEEVLFRGFLQPALRNTFGSRYAILTTAFLFATVHMDLFAFLQIFILGILLGYVYEKTQTLIAPIVVHILHNSLTLIFLLYVRYFSNGKVPTF from the coding sequence ATGCCTGAGAGTCGATGGAGTATAAAGGATGCGGTAAAGGTTTTTTTCGCCTATATGATCCTGATGTTCATTGGAATGCCTTTGATGATACAGATTATTCAGACGGTTGCTGGTTATGATCTGCATCGTGCCTTTGGCGACCGTGGTATGATTTTATTTCTTTCCTTTTTTATTAATACCCTTATCTGTGTTTATATATTTTATCTTGTTATGGCAGAGTACCGTCAGTCCGTTGATGCCCTGGGTTTATCATTGGTTAATGCATGGGAAAATATACGACAGGGTATCAAGGCATACCTGATTACCATCCCGTTCATTTTAATCGCCGGTTATCTGGTAAATCTGATTGCAAGCTATTATGGGGCAGAACCGGAAATACAGGAGGTTGTTAAGTGGGTTCTGGAGGAAAAGTCGCCTTTTATTCTGATAAGCCTGGTATTCTTTGGAATCGTCATTGCCCCTGTTATCGAGGAAGTATTATTCCGTGGATTTCTTCAGCCGGCACTGAGAAATACATTCGGGAGCCGGTATGCCATTTTGACCACAGCATTTCTTTTTGCCACGGTGCATATGGATCTGTTCGCTTTTTTGCAGATATTCATTTTAGGCATTCTCCTGGGATATGTATATGAAAAGACCCAGACCCTCATTGCTCCCATCGTAGTACATATTCTCCACAACTCATTAACCTTAATTTTTTTATTATATGTAAGGTATTTTTCAAACGGAAAAGTTCCTACATTTTGA
- a CDS encoding HEPN domain-containing protein has translation MRSDRIGYAYIKDAKTIAEEARESLNKRHYHRTVRKCQEAVELGLKGLLRFVGIEYPKSRRVGAVLLESSLKDAVPMDVLKRVAELSDELAREREPAFYGTEEGTAEELFTESDAREAMGMVEYVFDFIEKLLKEHGLIKPGDFQ, from the coding sequence ATGAGAAGCGACCGTATTGGATATGCTTATATAAAGGATGCAAAAACCATCGCAGAAGAGGCAAGGGAATCCCTTAACAAAAGACATTATCATAGAACAGTGAGAAAGTGTCAGGAGGCTGTAGAATTAGGGCTTAAAGGATTGTTAAGATTTGTGGGTATAGAATATCCGAAATCACGCAGGGTAGGAGCAGTTTTATTGGAATCCAGCCTCAAAGACGCAGTGCCAATGGATGTTTTGAAAAGAGTAGCGGAATTATCTGACGAGCTTGCAAGAGAAAGAGAACCGGCATTCTATGGCACAGAGGAGGGTACAGCAGAAGAACTCTTTACCGAGTCAGATGCAAGAGAGGCGATGGGAATGGTGGAGTATGTGTTCGATTTTATTGAAAAATTATTAAAAGAACATGGTCTTATAAAACCCGGGGACTTCCAATGA
- the cas10 gene encoding type III-A CRISPR-associated protein Cas10/Csm1 — protein sequence MNNGFLSIVKGALLHDIGKVIQRAADNPTDKTHREWGYEWLMENLGDNIAARAANTHHKEDDGVFDTNNGLIWYQSDNLASSERKGEEGAEEGKWHSEVALTSPFSKIRNPNKPGQNPPHAFLSLLKKEKGIDEACKKEPVVTRNDYKKLLNNFKQDFNNPEVQRPHSIDFLLMLFEKHFSCVPSITMKIYGGLNKDEVKEKHPDISLYDHSKITAAIAGCMYHYYKETYPEKCYKNELLKNEILNVQDNLEPYLLIGGDISSVQKFIYTITSKGALKSLKGRSFFLELLAEHIISELLDKLNLTRCNIIFSGGGHFYILSHNTPSAEEAIQAIKDRIDSYLFREFQGILQLHLESLCFHPGEFVNASRLWRGLSEKLELSKKKKWQCRLAEVLEVEMPHADCLKQSCEICFREDLALKELGKGDENLFVCEPCFNQHLLGEMLIEISKSDYPVLYKLPFAPQDKFIRIENAYYQLKKGWDKSMHLDAVAVYRINDLTVKHYSHPKSMYLPLGIYQHDNLKELGDASNVFGINRIAVLRMDVDNLGRIFSQAVHEDYRTFSRMASISRYLNNFFKYCLNTIIEGKEIDEPSDIVQRKVKENGRMLSIVYSGGDDLFVIGHWLDVTETAFDINTYFEKYTGNPFMTISGGIAVNEEKYPVYQYARDAEEGEKEAKKEKDSVTLLAGKSAEKFTEKFTEKCFKWADAEEVIERVKLFTRFLRRHDTFLAVDEDRIPKTFFYRLLALSRQFTEEGVLVLLKAAYLISRIKMRDNSEDILKMKEVIMVHNADEWKITKAAVLWTLMLMRRGGD from the coding sequence ATGAATAATGGGTTCTTATCTATCGTTAAAGGTGCGCTTTTACATGATATTGGTAAGGTAATTCAGCGTGCTGCTGATAATCCAACTGATAAAACACATAGAGAATGGGGCTACGAATGGTTAATGGAAAATTTGGGTGACAATATAGCCGCAAGGGCTGCCAATACTCATCATAAAGAAGATGATGGTGTTTTTGATACGAATAATGGTCTTATCTGGTATCAGTCCGACAATCTCGCATCTTCCGAAAGAAAAGGTGAAGAAGGCGCAGAAGAAGGAAAGTGGCATTCAGAAGTTGCACTTACATCTCCATTTAGCAAGATAAGAAATCCTAATAAGCCGGGCCAAAATCCCCCGCATGCCTTTCTTTCATTGCTTAAAAAAGAAAAAGGTATAGACGAAGCCTGCAAAAAAGAACCTGTCGTCACAAGGAATGATTATAAAAAACTTTTAAACAACTTTAAGCAAGATTTCAATAATCCTGAAGTTCAAAGACCCCATTCAATTGACTTTTTACTGATGCTTTTTGAGAAGCACTTCTCATGTGTTCCGTCCATAACCATGAAAATATATGGCGGGCTTAATAAAGATGAGGTTAAAGAAAAACATCCCGATATATCTCTCTATGACCATTCAAAGATTACAGCGGCTATTGCCGGTTGCATGTATCATTATTATAAAGAAACATATCCTGAAAAATGCTATAAAAATGAGTTGTTAAAGAATGAAATTTTAAATGTACAAGATAACTTAGAACCTTATTTGTTAATTGGGGGTGATATTTCCAGCGTTCAAAAATTTATTTATACCATAACATCGAAAGGTGCGTTGAAATCTTTAAAGGGTCGGTCTTTTTTTCTTGAATTATTGGCTGAACATATCATTTCTGAATTATTAGATAAGCTAAACCTTACCCGATGCAATATAATATTTTCAGGCGGCGGTCATTTTTATATACTCTCTCATAATACACCATCGGCAGAAGAGGCGATACAGGCTATCAAAGATCGGATTGATAGCTATTTATTCAGAGAATTCCAGGGAATTTTACAGCTCCACCTCGAATCTTTATGTTTTCATCCCGGAGAATTCGTGAATGCTTCTCGTTTATGGCGTGGACTTTCAGAAAAGTTAGAACTATCGAAAAAAAAGAAATGGCAATGTAGGCTTGCCGAAGTTCTGGAAGTTGAAATGCCGCATGCTGATTGCTTGAAACAATCATGTGAGATTTGTTTTAGGGAAGATTTGGCTTTAAAAGAACTAGGTAAAGGTGATGAAAATTTATTTGTTTGTGAACCATGCTTCAACCAGCATTTGTTAGGTGAGATGCTCATTGAAATCTCAAAGAGTGATTACCCTGTTTTGTATAAGCTGCCCTTTGCCCCACAGGATAAATTCATAAGGATAGAAAATGCATATTACCAGTTAAAAAAAGGGTGGGATAAGTCCATGCACCTCGATGCCGTGGCTGTGTATAGAATAAATGATCTTACTGTCAAACACTATTCTCATCCAAAATCTATGTATTTGCCGCTGGGAATTTATCAGCATGATAATCTTAAAGAACTCGGTGATGCATCAAACGTTTTTGGGATAAATAGGATTGCCGTGCTGAGAATGGACGTGGATAACCTTGGCAGGATTTTTTCTCAGGCAGTACATGAAGATTACCGGACGTTTTCCCGTATGGCGTCTATTTCGCGATATTTAAACAATTTCTTTAAATACTGCCTGAATACGATTATTGAGGGAAAGGAAATAGATGAACCTTCTGATATTGTCCAAAGGAAAGTCAAAGAAAATGGGAGAATGCTTTCTATTGTTTATTCCGGTGGCGATGACCTGTTTGTAATTGGCCATTGGCTTGATGTTACTGAAACCGCTTTTGATATAAATACCTACTTTGAAAAATACACAGGCAATCCATTTATGACTATTTCAGGGGGAATAGCCGTTAATGAAGAAAAATATCCCGTGTATCAATATGCAAGGGATGCAGAGGAAGGCGAAAAAGAGGCAAAGAAAGAGAAGGATTCTGTAACTCTACTTGCTGGGAAATCCGCCGAAAAATTTACTGAAAAATTTACTGAAAAATGTTTTAAATGGGCTGATGCAGAAGAAGTAATAGAGAGGGTAAAACTTTTCACTAGATTCCTGAGACGACATGATACGTTTCTAGCAGTGGATGAAGACAGGATTCCAAAAACATTTTTCTACAGATTGCTTGCGCTTTCAAGGCAGTTTACAGAAGAAGGAGTATTGGTTCTGCTAAAGGCAGCCTATCTCATATCGAGGATAAAAATGAGGGATAATTCTGAAGATATTTTAAAAATGAAGGAGGTTATTATGGTGCATAACGCTGACGAATGGAAAATAACAAAGGCAGCCGTCCTCTGGACGTTAATGTTGATGAGAAGGGGAGGGGATTAA
- a CDS encoding MFS transporter produces MKNRRRYNAARAPKKEIFGWAMFDFANQAYTLLIITVVFPVLFTTVIVGDADNHYRLGNLLWSVALSVSYLMVVLSGPVFGAIMDFSASKKKFLFCSYIVTVISTWFLYFVNPGMIVPGVTLLVISNFAYAIGENFIASFLPSLGPPQDLGKISGFGWALGYVGGLVSAGFVIVFLGDATAENFGRIRWVGPFAAAFFMLAAIPTFIWLKEPGMKRPLPDGESFLGMGFKRIGRTINEIGHFMDLAIFLLSVFFAMAGIYIIISFAFIYGEQVVRWDKDVRIMMFVVVQITAAAGAFAFGIVQDKIGAKITYIITLALWFLGVMGVYGVLDITRWLNTTLGREFEPQYIFLFIGIIAGISLGSSQSASRALVGLFTPEEKSAEFFGFWGLFNKMAGVFGIIGLGVLQVQFGLQRAVLFCAALFLAAITVCLFVNQSRGERAADEFDERMHRQALYPSETPA; encoded by the coding sequence ATGAAAAACCGCAGGAGATATAACGCAGCACGCGCACCAAAGAAAGAAATATTTGGGTGGGCTATGTTTGATTTTGCCAACCAGGCCTATACGCTGCTGATTATCACGGTCGTCTTTCCGGTGCTCTTTACGACCGTAATCGTTGGCGATGCCGATAATCACTATCGTCTTGGCAACCTGTTGTGGAGCGTTGCCCTCTCGGTTAGCTACCTGATGGTGGTGCTTTCCGGACCGGTATTTGGTGCAATCATGGATTTTTCAGCCAGTAAAAAGAAATTTCTCTTCTGCAGCTATATAGTCACCGTCATCAGCACATGGTTTCTCTACTTTGTTAATCCCGGGATGATTGTCCCCGGTGTTACACTTCTCGTGATTTCCAATTTTGCCTATGCGATTGGTGAAAATTTTATTGCATCTTTTCTTCCCAGTCTGGGGCCTCCGCAGGACCTGGGAAAAATTTCCGGATTCGGCTGGGCGCTCGGTTATGTCGGGGGACTGGTGTCGGCAGGCTTCGTTATCGTCTTTCTTGGGGATGCAACCGCAGAGAATTTCGGGAGAATACGGTGGGTAGGACCTTTCGCAGCCGCATTTTTCATGCTTGCAGCTATTCCTACATTCATCTGGCTGAAAGAACCAGGCATGAAACGGCCGCTGCCCGATGGTGAGAGTTTTTTAGGCATGGGGTTCAAAAGGATTGGAAGGACCATCAATGAAATCGGCCACTTTATGGATTTGGCAATCTTTCTCCTCTCCGTCTTCTTTGCCATGGCAGGTATCTACATTATTATATCATTCGCATTTATCTACGGAGAACAGGTGGTCCGGTGGGATAAGGATGTACGGATTATGATGTTTGTCGTTGTACAGATTACCGCTGCTGCGGGGGCATTTGCGTTTGGGATTGTCCAGGACAAAATCGGTGCGAAAATCACCTACATCATTACCCTGGCACTCTGGTTTCTTGGGGTAATGGGGGTGTATGGCGTTCTTGATATTACCCGGTGGTTGAACACGACGCTGGGCAGAGAATTTGAGCCGCAGTATATATTTCTCTTTATCGGAATTATTGCCGGCATAAGTCTTGGATCCAGCCAGTCTGCAAGTCGTGCGCTGGTCGGACTGTTTACCCCCGAAGAGAAATCGGCAGAGTTTTTCGGTTTCTGGGGATTATTTAACAAGATGGCAGGGGTGTTCGGAATCATTGGTCTGGGGGTACTGCAGGTACAGTTCGGGTTACAGCGTGCTGTGCTTTTCTGTGCTGCACTCTTCCTTGCTGCAATTACTGTCTGCCTGTTTGTGAATCAGTCACGGGGGGAAAGAGCCGCTGATGAATTTGATGAAAGAATGCACAGACAGGCACTCTATCCATCTGAAACCCCGGCATAA
- the tyrS gene encoding tyrosine--tRNA ligase, which produces MFKDADEQLEVLLHGTVDIVTREELTKKLKRSVRENKPLRVKLGLDPTAPDIHIGNAIPIHKLRAFQSFGHTAILIIGDYTATVGDPSGVNKTRPMISYEEVLENAKTYLSQAGKILDLGKTEVVYNSRWFEKMTFHEVIKLTSKITVARMLERDDFAKRYHAGIPISLHEFIYPLMQGYDSVMVESDVELGGTDQLFSFLVGRDLQKDAGMEPQIALTTALLEGTDGNKKMSKSLGNYIGITESPREMFGKAMSIPDNLMPKYFELVTELGMDEIGLLLDHRYTHPRAAKTALAKAIVRRYHGDEQAEAASAEFDRIFKEHALPDTIPDVLIPGEELVDGKIPIARLVVLCKFAGTNSEARRLVQQGGVSLDDKVIDCPTENVEVKPGAILRVGKRRFARIAGVSPL; this is translated from the coding sequence ATGTTTAAAGATGCAGATGAACAATTAGAGGTTTTATTGCACGGGACCGTAGACATTGTTACCAGGGAAGAATTAACAAAAAAACTGAAAAGATCCGTCAGGGAAAACAAACCACTTCGCGTGAAGCTGGGGCTGGATCCGACCGCCCCGGATATCCACATCGGAAACGCCATCCCTATTCATAAACTCCGTGCATTTCAATCATTCGGACATACCGCTATCCTTATAATTGGCGACTATACTGCAACGGTGGGTGATCCTTCCGGGGTAAACAAAACACGCCCTATGATCAGCTATGAGGAGGTTCTGGAAAATGCTAAAACGTATCTTTCGCAGGCAGGTAAAATACTCGATCTCGGCAAGACAGAAGTAGTATACAACAGCCGGTGGTTTGAGAAGATGACGTTCCATGAGGTTATTAAGCTTACTTCAAAAATAACGGTTGCGCGGATGCTGGAACGGGATGATTTTGCAAAACGCTACCATGCAGGAATTCCTATCAGTTTGCATGAGTTTATTTACCCTCTCATGCAGGGATACGATTCTGTAATGGTAGAAAGCGACGTGGAGCTGGGAGGGACCGACCAGTTGTTCAGTTTTCTTGTGGGGAGGGATCTCCAGAAGGATGCAGGCATGGAACCACAGATTGCCTTGACAACTGCCCTCCTGGAAGGGACCGACGGGAATAAAAAGATGAGCAAGAGCCTGGGAAATTACATTGGCATAACGGAATCACCCCGGGAAATGTTTGGAAAGGCAATGTCTATCCCTGACAACCTGATGCCTAAGTATTTCGAACTTGTGACAGAACTGGGTATGGATGAGATCGGGCTTTTGCTCGACCACCGGTATACCCATCCGCGTGCGGCAAAGACAGCCCTGGCAAAGGCAATTGTCCGGCGGTATCATGGCGATGAACAGGCGGAAGCTGCATCGGCAGAATTTGACCGTATTTTTAAAGAGCATGCCCTTCCCGACACGATCCCTGATGTTCTGATACCCGGGGAGGAGCTGGTTGATGGGAAAATACCGATAGCGCGGCTCGTTGTCCTCTGTAAATTTGCAGGTACCAACAGCGAGGCGCGCCGGTTGGTGCAGCAGGGAGGGGTAAGCCTGGACGACAAAGTAATTGATTGCCCGACGGAGAATGTTGAGGTAAAACCCGGAGCGATCCTCAGGGTAGGCAAACGCAGGTTTGCCCGCATCGCAGGAGTCAGTCCCTTATAG
- a CDS encoding nucleotidyltransferase domain-containing protein, translated as MQKEYQNILKAFIQIVREMFKEEVISVVLFGSVARGTAKKESDIDLCIVIKNLPKSRFQRNKLLSPVIDALKKTSSYKELRRKGYLPEISPILYTPDEIQETKPVFLDMVDEGEILLDDGTFRDKLNDIKRRMSELNSRKVICKDGTWYWELKPGMKLGEVITL; from the coding sequence ATGCAGAAAGAATATCAGAACATACTGAAAGCGTTTATACAAATAGTAAGAGAAATGTTTAAAGAAGAGGTTATTTCCGTCGTTCTTTTTGGTTCGGTAGCCAGGGGAACTGCAAAAAAGGAGAGCGATATAGACCTGTGCATCGTTATAAAAAATTTACCAAAAAGCCGTTTTCAGCGGAACAAGCTCCTTTCGCCTGTCATTGATGCTTTAAAGAAAACATCTTCATATAAGGAATTACGGAGAAAGGGGTATCTACCGGAGATCTCTCCCATTCTTTACACACCCGATGAGATACAGGAGACAAAGCCTGTTTTCCTGGATATGGTGGATGAGGGAGAAATCCTTCTGGATGACGGCACGTTTCGGGATAAGCTTAATGATATAAAGAGGAGGATGTCAGAATTAAATTCAAGAAAGGTAATTTGTAAAGACGGAACATGGTACTGGGAATTAAAGCCGGGTATGAAACTGGGTGAGGTAATTACCTTATGA
- the csm6 gene encoding CRISPR-associated ring nuclease Csm6 codes for MKDILICVAGATPQIVTETIYALSTKIPPVFVKELYIITTSYGKQLLAGTLIQQGILRKLRDEYRLPDICFTEDSLIVIKNPQGTPLQDIRNNEENEATGDIITEFIREKAKDPTVRLHCSIAGGRKTMGFYLGGALQLFGRPWDKLYHVLVRPEFESNPHFFYPPKKPRRIPCKMPDGTETIMSTGQACIQLAELPFICLKGKLHLGSNNFRELVRQGQEEIDTALVQGSVRVNLHDRVIEIGDRTIEFTPMELSLYMILMEQKLYQCKHPEKRYCLECTGCYTSLGYLMGKEGLHAFVARYERIYGKDSSRSRELYEKYKNRGGIPQKILRQVISKVRRKIEDGIRDKNLSPFYTIASVGGYGSTQYGLRLEKGKMVIE; via the coding sequence ATGAAAGACATCCTTATTTGTGTAGCAGGCGCCACCCCTCAGATTGTTACCGAAACAATCTATGCACTATCCACAAAAATCCCCCCTGTGTTTGTTAAGGAACTGTATATCATAACGACCTCTTATGGCAAACAACTGCTTGCCGGTACGCTCATACAACAAGGCATCCTCAGAAAACTCAGGGATGAATACAGGCTCCCTGACATCTGTTTTACCGAGGACAGCCTCATTGTCATAAAAAACCCTCAAGGCACTCCACTGCAGGATATACGAAATAACGAAGAGAACGAGGCAACCGGAGATATCATAACGGAGTTTATCAGAGAGAAGGCAAAAGACCCGACGGTCAGGCTTCATTGTTCAATTGCAGGCGGCCGCAAGACCATGGGATTCTACCTCGGCGGCGCCCTGCAGCTCTTTGGCAGGCCGTGGGACAAGTTATATCATGTCCTCGTAAGACCGGAATTTGAAAGTAATCCCCACTTCTTTTATCCGCCGAAGAAACCCAGGCGGATACCCTGCAAAATGCCCGATGGAACTGAAACTATAATGAGTACCGGTCAGGCTTGCATTCAACTGGCAGAACTGCCATTTATCTGCCTGAAGGGGAAATTGCATCTGGGAAGCAACAATTTCAGGGAACTTGTCCGTCAGGGGCAGGAAGAAATAGATACGGCGCTGGTGCAGGGATCTGTGAGGGTGAATCTGCATGACAGGGTGATTGAGATTGGCGACAGAACCATTGAGTTTACGCCAATGGAATTATCCCTTTATATGATACTTATGGAGCAGAAACTGTATCAGTGCAAACATCCTGAAAAAAGATACTGTCTTGAATGCACCGGTTGTTATACCTCTCTTGGGTATTTGATGGGAAAAGAAGGATTGCATGCCTTTGTTGCAAGATATGAAAGGATATACGGAAAGGATTCTTCGAGAAGCAGGGAATTATATGAAAAATACAAAAACAGGGGTGGAATCCCCCAAAAAATATTACGGCAGGTTATCAGTAAAGTGAGGAGAAAAATAGAAGATGGCATCAGGGACAAAAACCTCTCCCCGTTTTATACTATAGCATCCGTCGGCGGTTATGGCAGTACACAGTATGGATTAAGGCTGGAAAAAGGTAAGATGGTAATTGAGTAA